The following are from one region of the Sorghum bicolor cultivar BTx623 chromosome 2, Sorghum_bicolor_NCBIv3, whole genome shotgun sequence genome:
- the LOC8062041 gene encoding uncharacterized protein LOC8062041, with protein MFSGDWTPPCGSCCTKKYASLVQIPWRVFCKKGCNADGDTWDECIGKCTEICYKDPVLEDRQWSAYIDRSPGQDSYFRAVSSALNDL; from the exons ATGTTCTCCGGCGACTGGACGCCGCCGTGCGGCAGCTGCTGCACCAAGAAGTACGCGAGCCTCGTGCAGATCCCAT GGAGGGTGTTCTGCAAGAAGGGGTGCAACGCGGACGGCGACACCTGGGATGAGT GCATAGGAAAATGTACTGAAATATGCTACAAAGATCCGGTGTTAGAAGATCGCCAGTGGAGCGCCTATATTGATCGATCTCCAGGGCAGGATAGTTATTTTAGGGCTGTTAGCAGCGCATTGAATGATCTCTAA